The segment TTTTAAGAGAGGCGCTTATGAAGGGGAGAGATTATTTAGAGAAGAAAGAAAATGGTGAAGGAAAGCAGAATTTTAATATGAAAATGGAGGCGTTAATTCCTGTTTTAAAAAGGCAAATACCATTAAAAGCCCATGCACATAGGGCAGATGATATATTTACAGCTATACGAATAGCAAAAGAGTTTAACTTGAAATTAACTTTAGATCACTGTACAGAGGGACATTTAATTAAAGATGAATTGGTTAAAGAAAATTATCCTGCTATAGTTGGACCTACCTTTGGATTTAGAACAAAAATAGAAGTTAGAAATAAAACTTTTGATACATTAAAAGTACTAAAGAAAGCAGGAGTTAAATTTGCAATAATGACAGATCATCCAGTAATTCCAATTTCCCATTTATCACTTTGTGCATCTTTAGCAGTAAAGGCTGGATTAGATGAAGAAACTGCATTAAAAGCTATAACCATAAATGCAGCAGAAATACTTGGAATACAAGATAGAGTAGGGTCTATTGAAGAAGGTAAGGATGCAGACATAGCTATATTTGACAAACATCCTTTTGATGTACAAGCAAATACTCAGTATGTCATTATAAACGGTGAAATTGTTTTTAAAAAGTATTAGATTTGAAAATATAGCTTACATTTGTGGAACAAATGTGGTATTGGTTTTTAAAAGGTAAAACATTACACGTATTAGTTTTTTAGCAACATGGCTCATAGCAATATAATAATGCTTTCCTTCTGACTGTTTCTTTAACAAATACTCAGCAAAAGTATAGTCTCTCATTGAAACGGTCCTAGATGCAGTAAGAATAGCCCAACGAAGGTATGTAGAGCCACGCTTTACCATTGGTGTATGAGAAGCACTATATTTACCAGATTGATAAGTAGAAGGATCTAACCCGGCAAAAGCTAAAAGTTTAGCTGGATTTGTGAATTTTTCTATATCTCCAATTTCAGAAAGTATTATTGCTGCTAGAGTATAAGAGATATGGATATACGTAAAGAATCATTAATAATAACACCATCTGAATCAATAATGCAGCAATCATGTTTTTCTTTTGCTACATCAATACCAATAAAAATCATAAAAACAACTCCTTTATAGTATTAATTCGCTATGCTCCACAAATCTCATGCTAAATGTATCCTTGCTCTATATAAAACGTCATGGGTTATCTAACTAATTAACAAATAAGCATAAGACAGTGGTTAGATCCTCAATTAAAATAGTCTAGCTATAGGTGATAAAACTAATCCACAGCGTCTTATGATAATTATAGTAAAAATCTTTAAGAAAGGAAAAGTATAATGAATTTTTACTACATGTTCATTATACAAGGTGATTATATGAAGATAGGAAGTATAATAAAGGGAACAGGTAGGATTCTTGGCACTGTAACAGAGTTTAATATTAAAATAACTGGGGAAGTTATAGGAACTTTATTAGAACTTTCAAATAAGCCTAAAGTGGCTGAAAAAAGCCGAGATTTTGGTGATAAATTAGGGGATTTTCTTTCTGATGCTACAAGGTTTACAGCAGAATTTACAGGTAATGTAGTAGACAAAACTATTGATAAAAGTGTGAAAAATATTAAGAAAATTCAAAATAAAGTTATTAAAGAAAGTGTAATAGAAATAAATGAAAAGGGTGAGGTTTTGGAAAAAAGCTATATAAGAGGTGCTGAGTATAAAGTTATTGAATAAAATTTTAATTTGGGACCTATATTATAATATTTAAAAAGCTAAAATATAATAAAGTGGGATTATGTTTCATTTTATTATACTTTTTAGCTTTTGCTTTATTTTGAAAAAATTAAATACAGAAATTATTTTGTATGTAGGAGGATTTATTGTAGG is part of the Haloimpatiens sp. FM7315 genome and harbors:
- a CDS encoding transposase, with protein sequence MHISYTLAAIILSEIGDIEKFTNPAKLLAFAGLDPSTYQSGKYSASHTPMVKRGSTYLRWAILTASRTVSMRDYTFAEYLLKKQSEGKHYYIAMSHVAKKLIRVMFYLLKTNTTFVPQM